A single Vulcanisaeta distributa DSM 14429 DNA region contains:
- a CDS encoding hydantoinase/oxoprolinase family protein: protein MAIVAVDVGGTFTDFVVLRDDGTIYSIKVLSTPRSPEVAVLEGLRKIREPISEVLHATTIGTNTLLGQVGLEIPRVALFTTKGFRDIIEIGRQNRPRLYDLFFDKPRPLVPRELRFEVDERVMADGTVAKSVDPREVEEYAVRAKSMGVVSVAVSYLHSYINPSNEEITDGVLRRYFKYVSLSSRVAPEPREYERTSTTVVNAVLMPIVSEYIARFSEGLKELGIGRFYIMSSAGGLIDANEAVERPVQLIESGPAAGAVAAAEFSKLIGVENVIGFDMGGTTAKASSILKHEPEVTTEYEVGGEVHHGRLVKGSGYPVRFPFIDLAEVSSGGGTIIWRDDAGALRVGPISAGADPGPICYGRGGKEPTLTDANVALGRIGEYLLGGEMRLDRDAAVKGLSRLGDSINVALEAIRLAVVEMARAVRLVTVERGLDPRDFALMAFGGAGPQFAPYIAEELSINSVIVPPEPGAFSALGLLMADERFEARSSFPKDLEDGFKRLEDELLSRLGRVDYFLRYADVRYVGQGWELTIPIGRPASMDDVERVFNDRHYATYGFRLNKPIEVVTIRVFAVITRVKPRFRAPRAEGEAKPRSFRRVFFDDWVETPIYWREDIPMNQVIEGPAVIEEYGSTILIPPRWRATVGMYGEVRMTH from the coding sequence ATGGCAATCGTTGCTGTTGATGTTGGTGGTACCTTTACGGACTTCGTCGTTCTCAGGGATGATGGGACTATATACTCAATCAAAGTCCTCAGTACTCCGAGGAGTCCTGAGGTTGCGGTGCTTGAGGGTTTGAGGAAAATTAGGGAGCCTATTTCCGAGGTTCTTCATGCAACGACTATCGGCACTAATACCCTGCTTGGGCAGGTTGGTCTTGAGATTCCCAGGGTGGCTTTATTCACTACGAAGGGTTTTAGGGACATTATTGAGATAGGTCGTCAAAATAGGCCTAGGCTTTATGACCTATTCTTCGATAAGCCGAGGCCCCTAGTCCCTAGGGAGCTTAGGTTTGAGGTTGATGAGAGGGTTATGGCTGATGGTACTGTGGCTAAGAGTGTTGATCCTAGGGAGGTTGAGGAATACGCGGTTAGGGCTAAGTCTATGGGTGTTGTTAGCGTCGCTGTTTCGTACCTTCACTCATACATTAACCCAAGTAATGAGGAAATCACAGATGGCGTACTTAGGAGGTACTTTAAGTACGTGAGCCTGTCAAGCAGGGTTGCCCCAGAGCCTAGGGAGTATGAGAGGACGTCGACCACCGTCGTCAATGCTGTCCTCATGCCCATCGTCAGTGAGTACATAGCCAGATTCTCCGAGGGACTTAAGGAGCTTGGTATTGGCAGGTTTTACATAATGTCGAGCGCCGGTGGTCTCATAGACGCTAATGAGGCCGTGGAGAGGCCCGTTCAATTAATTGAGTCGGGGCCCGCGGCTGGTGCCGTGGCTGCTGCGGAGTTCTCTAAATTAATTGGTGTTGAGAATGTCATTGGTTTTGACATGGGTGGTACCACGGCTAAGGCATCCTCAATACTTAAGCATGAGCCTGAGGTGACCACGGAGTATGAGGTCGGTGGTGAGGTTCATCATGGTAGGCTTGTTAAGGGTAGTGGTTATCCAGTTAGGTTCCCATTTATTGATCTTGCCGAGGTCTCGAGCGGTGGTGGGACGATTATTTGGCGTGATGATGCTGGGGCGCTCAGAGTTGGCCCAATTAGTGCCGGGGCTGATCCAGGGCCTATATGCTATGGTAGGGGTGGTAAGGAACCAACACTGACGGATGCCAACGTGGCTCTTGGCAGGATAGGTGAATACCTACTCGGCGGTGAGATGAGGCTTGATAGGGATGCCGCGGTTAAGGGCTTATCGAGACTTGGCGACTCAATTAACGTTGCCCTTGAGGCAATTAGGCTTGCGGTTGTTGAGATGGCCAGGGCTGTTAGGCTTGTGACTGTCGAGAGGGGTCTCGACCCAAGGGACTTCGCATTAATGGCCTTCGGTGGTGCTGGTCCTCAATTCGCACCCTACATAGCTGAGGAGTTGAGTATTAACTCCGTGATCGTACCGCCTGAACCTGGAGCCTTCAGCGCCCTTGGTCTGTTAATGGCTGATGAGAGGTTTGAGGCTAGGTCATCATTCCCAAAGGACCTCGAGGACGGATTTAAGAGACTTGAGGATGAGTTGCTTAGTAGGTTGGGTAGGGTTGATTACTTCCTTAGGTATGCCGATGTTAGGTATGTCGGGCAAGGTTGGGAGTTAACAATACCCATCGGTAGGCCGGCGAGCATGGATGATGTTGAGAGGGTATTCAATGATAGGCATTATGCGACGTATGGCTTTAGGCTGAATAAGCCCATTGAGGTTGTGACGATTAGGGTATTTGCGGTGATAACCAGGGTTAAGCCGAGGTTCAGGGCACCAAGGGCTGAGGGTGAGGCTAAGCCGAGGAGTTTCAGGAGGGTTTTCTTCGATGACTGGGTTGAGACGCCGATTTACTGGCGTGAGGACATACCGATGAACCAGGTAATTGAGGGGCCAGCCGTAATCGAGGAATACGGGTCAACAATACTAATTCCACCAAGGTGGAGAGCCACAGTTGGGATGTATGGGGAAGTGAGAATGACGCATTAA
- a CDS encoding TenA family transcriptional regulator translates to MEPRELLEGIRKALEPLNETILNHPMIKDAEEGRLSINAIKAFVMNQWYIVNHDLRSLAIALSRTRNITELEFMKMLLDGDYNALHELMKLMRELNIEIRDPLMLEVVPEAVQYTHYLAWLANYATVQEFALAIIVNMPVWGQNVTRLGNALRSKYGIREVGFFEAFKGPFTELENKALEVIRGIDEQSVVRARNMAYIIQNYEKAFWDAIYNVR, encoded by the coding sequence GTGGAACCCAGGGAACTACTTGAAGGTATTAGGAAGGCCCTGGAACCACTCAACGAGACAATACTAAACCACCCAATGATTAAGGATGCTGAGGAGGGACGCCTATCCATAAATGCAATTAAGGCATTTGTAATGAATCAATGGTACATAGTCAACCACGACTTGAGGTCACTGGCTATAGCCCTGAGCAGGACGAGGAACATCACGGAGCTCGAGTTCATGAAGATGCTACTCGATGGTGACTACAACGCACTTCACGAATTAATGAAGTTGATGAGGGAGCTGAATATAGAGATTAGGGACCCGTTAATGCTCGAGGTGGTGCCAGAGGCCGTGCAGTACACGCATTACCTGGCGTGGCTAGCTAACTACGCCACTGTTCAGGAGTTTGCCCTAGCAATAATCGTAAACATGCCAGTGTGGGGTCAGAACGTGACTCGGCTTGGTAATGCATTACGTAGCAAGTACGGTATTAGGGAGGTTGGCTTCTTCGAAGCCTTTAAAGGCCCATTCACGGAACTTGAGAATAAGGCCCTTGAGGTAATCAGGGGTATTGATGAGCAGTCAGTCGTGAGGGCCAGGAACATGGCGTATATTATACAGAATTATGAGAAGGCCTTTTGGGATGCCATCTATAATGTGCGTTGA
- a CDS encoding thermopsin family protease, whose protein sequence is MGKFSLLMIPYVNYAMRLGDTVLIIVIALMALVFLVNPSLDSLVLSGINYVINSVINSTVTMPVTKPASGPCTSWGLVNVNLTNSESLFIEVVNGSYVYLLTNSQLHSWGGGPEAPSNYTWFSSVPGIYVVSPGPGSYGLLVCGNTGIAYRILNYTAMGIAAYYGPGYSNITSDAVLGLFNITNAYVENSTGAAGPGFSLQLNAYVVIKYGGNYMVHWVQDALVVVDGQYWFQGEMDVVNYVGSSRNVVYEQGRCVLGCFETPMAGLLIISVNSTGYGVVINFGYSLLQLGNETFSPRVYWFAHELIPIPNATAYIVTSPTEGPYGWPMDTEFVIGGPGNGGGVEFRSLDAYLSLLYWNGTSWAPYPITYSFGISTGEYAVNVYVLPIGPSTAELVVGHNNYQQLGG, encoded by the coding sequence ATGGGTAAGTTTAGTTTATTAATGATTCCCTACGTTAATTATGCAATGAGGCTGGGGGATACGGTATTAATAATTGTCATTGCCTTGATGGCGTTAGTATTTTTAGTAAATCCATCTCTTGATAGCCTAGTGCTTTCAGGTATTAATTACGTTATTAATAGCGTAATTAACAGTACCGTGACCATGCCGGTAACAAAGCCTGCTAGTGGTCCATGCACTTCCTGGGGTCTCGTTAATGTTAATTTGACGAATAGTGAATCCCTATTTATTGAGGTTGTTAATGGCTCATACGTTTACCTACTCACTAATTCGCAGTTACATTCATGGGGTGGCGGGCCTGAGGCGCCCAGTAATTATACTTGGTTTAGTTCTGTGCCTGGCATTTACGTGGTTAGCCCCGGCCCTGGTAGTTATGGTTTGCTTGTTTGTGGTAATACTGGGATTGCGTATAGGATCCTTAACTATACTGCCATGGGCATCGCGGCCTATTACGGGCCGGGCTACAGCAATATAACGAGTGATGCCGTGCTTGGTCTCTTCAACATAACCAATGCCTACGTCGAGAATTCCACGGGTGCAGCTGGGCCTGGCTTTTCCCTTCAGTTGAATGCCTATGTCGTAATTAAGTATGGTGGTAATTACATGGTTCATTGGGTTCAGGATGCGCTCGTGGTCGTGGATGGCCAGTACTGGTTCCAGGGTGAGATGGATGTTGTTAATTACGTTGGTTCGTCTAGGAACGTTGTTTATGAGCAGGGTAGGTGCGTGCTTGGTTGCTTCGAAACGCCGATGGCCGGCTTATTAATAATATCCGTAAACTCGACGGGTTACGGCGTTGTCATTAACTTCGGCTACTCACTGCTTCAGTTGGGTAATGAGACCTTCAGTCCGAGGGTTTATTGGTTTGCCCATGAGTTAATACCGATACCCAACGCCACGGCATACATAGTGACTAGCCCTACGGAGGGCCCATACGGCTGGCCCATGGATACGGAATTCGTGATTGGCGGTCCAGGTAATGGTGGCGGTGTTGAGTTTAGGAGCCTAGATGCATACCTATCGCTGCTTTATTGGAATGGCACATCATGGGCTCCATACCCAATAACCTACTCCTTTGGTATATCCACCGGTGAATATGCGGTCAATGTTTACGTACTGCCGATTGGACCCTCAACGGCTGAGTTGGTTGTTGGTCACAATAATTATCAGCAGTTGGGTGGTTAG
- a CDS encoding PaREP1 family protein, giving the protein MEELLRLINEESRKRGVTTELFLADLLAQRLDPKDRVYIYLKIHEELLKHSDEEYVKGDLVQASEKLWGAVAALLNAIAEARGWEHYSHRDYDVIINRLFRETGDKDLPLYFGAAERLHANFYHNFMTKDEYELHREYVLRLINKLRDLLKR; this is encoded by the coding sequence GTGGAGGAATTGCTCAGGTTGATCAATGAGGAGAGCAGGAAGAGGGGCGTCACGACGGAATTATTCCTGGCCGATTTGCTGGCTCAGAGGCTTGACCCTAAGGATAGGGTTTACATATACCTGAAGATTCACGAGGAGCTACTTAAGCATAGTGATGAGGAGTACGTTAAGGGAGATCTGGTTCAGGCCAGTGAAAAGCTTTGGGGCGCGGTGGCTGCTTTACTGAACGCTATCGCTGAGGCTAGGGGTTGGGAGCACTACAGCCACAGGGATTACGACGTAATAATCAATAGACTATTTAGGGAGACTGGTGATAAAGACCTACCACTTTACTTTGGAGCTGCCGAACGCTTGCATGCTAACTTCTACCATAACTTCATGACGAAAGATGAGTATGAGTTGCATAGGGAGTACGTCCTTAGGTTAATAAATAAGTTGAGGGATTTATTAAAACGTTGA
- the pdxS gene encoding pyridoxal 5'-phosphate synthase lyase subunit PdxS: MSVAPSFEYLEKLRDFFYGMLELRDRLRERGFSWPRPYELDGIITGTVKVKVGFPSMLRNGVIMDVTNVEQAQIAEEAGAVGVMVLDKLPYDVRKAGGVARMADVKVIEDVMRHITIPVSAKVRIGHYYEAFILEQIGIDLIDESEVLTPVDEQHHINKWLFSVPFVNGCRELCEALRRISEGASMIRSKGEAGTGNVSEAVKHFKVLYKAINELYAAYGDGDEEKLRDFARQCQVPIELVTLTARLGRLPVITFAAGGIATPADAALMMWLGADGIFVGSGIFKSQDPRERAEAIVIATAHWDDPEVVVEAQRMVSEKASMMGIDIRSLKPEELLQVRGV; this comes from the coding sequence ATGTCCGTAGCGCCCTCCTTCGAATACCTGGAGAAACTAAGGGACTTCTTCTACGGAATGCTGGAGCTCAGGGATAGGCTTAGGGAGAGGGGCTTTAGTTGGCCTAGGCCTTATGAACTAGACGGGATAATCACCGGCACGGTGAAGGTTAAGGTCGGCTTCCCATCAATGCTTAGGAATGGGGTCATAATGGATGTGACGAATGTGGAGCAGGCGCAAATAGCCGAGGAGGCAGGCGCCGTGGGGGTCATGGTCCTGGATAAGTTGCCCTACGATGTGCGTAAGGCCGGTGGTGTGGCTAGGATGGCGGATGTTAAGGTCATTGAGGACGTAATGAGGCACATAACAATACCCGTCTCTGCGAAGGTTAGGATTGGTCATTACTACGAGGCCTTCATACTCGAGCAAATAGGCATTGATTTGATAGATGAGTCCGAGGTATTGACGCCGGTTGATGAGCAGCACCACATAAATAAGTGGTTGTTCTCGGTACCCTTCGTTAATGGATGCCGAGAGTTATGCGAGGCGCTTAGGAGGATTAGTGAGGGTGCATCAATGATAAGGTCTAAGGGTGAGGCGGGCACGGGCAACGTCAGTGAGGCTGTCAAGCACTTCAAGGTTCTTTATAAGGCGATTAATGAGTTGTACGCGGCATATGGGGATGGCGACGAGGAGAAATTGAGGGACTTCGCCAGGCAGTGCCAGGTGCCAATTGAGTTGGTGACCTTGACGGCTAGGCTGGGCAGATTGCCGGTGATAACCTTCGCCGCCGGCGGTATAGCCACGCCAGCCGACGCGGCCTTAATGATGTGGCTCGGGGCTGATGGAATCTTCGTCGGCTCAGGGATCTTCAAGAGCCAGGACCCGAGGGAGAGGGCTGAGGCTATCGTGATCGCCACAGCCCATTGGGATGACCCTGAGGTCGTCGTTGAGGCCCAGAGGATGGTTAGCGAGAAGGCATCCATGATGGGCATAGACATTAGGTCATTGAAGCCGGAGGAGTTACTCCAGGTCAGGGGTGTCTAG
- the pdxT gene encoding pyridoxal 5'-phosphate synthase glutaminase subunit PdxT: MRVGVLALQGDVEEHEYAIKRASEELGINVDIIRVKKTEQLSDLSALVIPGGESTTIGSLARRVGLLDRLRDSIINGLPTLGTCAGAIFMAREVRDSVVGETGQPILGVMDIAVVRNAFGRQRDSFETDLSIDGIGTVRAVFIRAPAIVRAWGNARALAYVKHPRLGNVIAAAQEGDMMATAFHPELTTTKVHKYLLELALGKH, encoded by the coding sequence GTGAGGGTCGGCGTACTTGCGCTTCAGGGTGATGTTGAGGAGCATGAATACGCCATTAAGAGGGCATCTGAGGAGTTGGGGATTAACGTGGATATCATAAGGGTTAAGAAGACCGAGCAGCTAAGCGACCTAAGCGCCTTGGTGATACCGGGTGGTGAGTCCACGACCATAGGCTCGTTGGCCAGACGCGTCGGCCTACTCGATAGGCTCAGGGACTCGATAATCAATGGATTACCGACGCTAGGCACGTGCGCCGGCGCAATATTCATGGCCAGGGAGGTCAGGGATTCCGTGGTCGGCGAGACCGGGCAACCAATACTAGGCGTCATGGATATAGCAGTGGTTAGAAACGCCTTCGGTAGGCAAAGGGACTCCTTCGAGACCGACCTAAGCATTGACGGTATTGGCACGGTTAGGGCAGTCTTCATTAGGGCCCCAGCCATAGTCAGGGCTTGGGGCAATGCGAGAGCGCTGGCTTACGTAAAGCACCCCAGGTTGGGTAACGTCATCGCCGCGGCCCAGGAAGGCGACATGATGGCCACCGCATTCCATCCAGAACTGACTACAACGAAGGTACATAAGTATCTACTGGAACTGGCATTGGGTAAGCACTGA
- a CDS encoding phosphoribosylformylglycinamidine synthase subunit PurS, producing MNEAVGRYLVHVAIVLKGSRDPEGETILRDLVLASGFSDVNRVVSGKYLGFIVRARDDAEAVRYVRDVCEKTRVFNPTVHRLIILGVENAEGSGDQVSRY from the coding sequence ATGAACGAGGCAGTGGGTAGGTACCTGGTCCACGTGGCTATCGTACTTAAGGGTTCCCGTGATCCCGAGGGTGAGACCATATTAAGAGACCTGGTTTTAGCCAGTGGGTTTAGTGATGTTAATAGGGTTGTCAGTGGTAAGTACCTAGGCTTTATTGTGAGGGCTAGGGATGATGCGGAGGCTGTCAGGTACGTTAGGGATGTCTGCGAGAAGACCAGGGTCTTCAACCCAACGGTTCACAGACTGATAATACTGGGTGTTGAGAATGCCGAGGGTAGCGGTGATCAGGTTTCCAGGTACTAA
- the purQ gene encoding phosphoribosylformylglycinamidine synthase subunit PurQ, with amino-acid sequence MPRVAVIRFPGTNGDLDVIHVLRNVVRVDAELVWHEDFRHGIYDAVVVPGGFSYGDWLRAGAIAARSRAMKEVVMDAEGGVPVLGICNGFQILVEAGLLPGALLPNDPPRFIAKWVWVRVNDAKTPFTRLYEPGEVISMPIAHGEGRYFIDNIDEVKVAFTYFGENPNGSVASIAGVVNYEGNVLGLMPHPERSAEAVLAPRGFMPGGLKLWLSLRESLRGGW; translated from the coding sequence ATGCCGAGGGTAGCGGTGATCAGGTTTCCAGGTACTAATGGGGACCTTGACGTGATCCACGTGCTCAGGAATGTGGTTAGGGTTGACGCCGAGTTGGTTTGGCATGAGGACTTTAGGCACGGCATTTACGACGCCGTGGTGGTCCCTGGAGGCTTTAGTTATGGGGATTGGCTGAGGGCAGGTGCGATAGCCGCCAGGTCCAGGGCGATGAAGGAGGTCGTTATGGATGCCGAGGGTGGGGTGCCCGTGCTTGGTATCTGCAACGGCTTCCAGATACTCGTTGAGGCGGGGCTACTGCCTGGGGCGTTGCTGCCCAATGACCCACCCAGGTTCATAGCCAAGTGGGTGTGGGTTAGGGTTAATGATGCTAAGACACCCTTCACCAGGCTATACGAGCCTGGTGAGGTGATCTCGATGCCCATCGCCCACGGTGAGGGCAGGTACTTCATAGATAATATTGATGAGGTCAAGGTGGCCTTCACGTACTTTGGGGAGAACCCTAACGGCTCCGTAGCCTCGATAGCCGGGGTGGTGAATTACGAGGGTAATGTACTTGGGCTAATGCCGCACCCTGAGAGGTCAGCAGAGGCCGTGCTGGCCCCAAGGGGCTTCATGCCAGGTGGACTTAAGCTTTGGCTCAGCCTCAGGGAGAGTCTCAGGGGTGGTTGGTGA
- the purT gene encoding formate-dependent phosphoribosylglycinamide formyltransferase — MEFGPPLLEDSRKIMLLGSGELGKEMAIEAQRMGVEVIAVDRYDMAPAMHVAHRRYVINMLDGNAIKALVRREGPDAIIAEIEAINTEALIELEEEGFRVIPNARAVKICMNRIELRRLAAEKLRLPTTKYFFAEDAEDVRRACKDLGFPCLIKPEMSSSGHGHVLISSYEDAERGFREALVHARGGGRRVVVEEYVKIDRELTVLTYRYPLGGNAVIATIPPIEHQRPEGIYHYVESWHPATVGGDVVERAREYAIKVVNELGGFGIYGVEILITKDGRILFSEVAPRPHDTGLVTLVSTDINEFQIHVRSALGLPTPEVKLVTPAAAHVILADTETWTPRITGLEEALRIPGVQVRLFGKPFTYRHRRMGIVLATGNTVQEAREKARLAASLIKVSR; from the coding sequence ATGGAGTTCGGCCCACCACTTCTTGAGGATTCCAGGAAGATAATGCTGCTGGGCAGTGGTGAATTGGGGAAGGAGATGGCCATTGAGGCCCAGCGCATGGGCGTTGAGGTCATCGCCGTGGATAGGTATGATATGGCCCCGGCGATGCACGTGGCCCATAGGAGGTACGTAATCAACATGCTTGATGGCAACGCCATAAAGGCCCTGGTGCGTAGGGAGGGTCCCGACGCCATAATCGCGGAGATAGAGGCCATAAACACGGAGGCGCTTATCGAGCTTGAGGAGGAGGGCTTTAGGGTCATACCCAACGCCAGGGCTGTTAAAATCTGCATGAATAGGATTGAGCTTAGGAGGTTAGCCGCCGAGAAGCTCCGACTACCGACCACTAAGTACTTCTTCGCTGAGGATGCGGAGGACGTGAGGAGGGCATGTAAGGACCTGGGCTTTCCCTGCCTAATAAAGCCTGAGATGAGCTCGAGCGGTCACGGCCACGTGCTGATCAGTAGCTATGAGGATGCTGAACGCGGGTTTAGGGAGGCCCTGGTCCACGCGAGGGGTGGCGGTAGGAGGGTCGTGGTTGAGGAGTACGTTAAAATCGATAGGGAGTTGACGGTATTAACGTATAGGTACCCACTGGGTGGTAATGCCGTAATAGCCACAATACCCCCAATAGAGCACCAGAGGCCTGAGGGGATCTATCACTACGTGGAGTCCTGGCACCCAGCCACCGTGGGTGGTGACGTCGTTGAGAGGGCTAGGGAGTACGCCATTAAGGTGGTTAATGAGTTGGGCGGCTTCGGTATATATGGAGTTGAAATACTCATCACCAAGGACGGCAGGATATTATTCAGCGAAGTGGCGCCTAGGCCCCACGACACGGGCCTAGTCACGTTGGTCAGCACGGACATAAACGAGTTCCAGATCCACGTGAGGAGCGCGCTGGGTCTGCCAACACCCGAGGTTAAGCTAGTGACGCCTGCAGCCGCCCACGTAATTCTCGCGGACACCGAGACCTGGACACCGAGAATTACTGGGCTAGAGGAGGCACTTAGGATACCGGGGGTCCAGGTTAGGCTATTCGGGAAGCCCTTCACCTATAGGCATAGGAGGATGGGCATTGTGCTAGCCACGGGGAATACCGTACAGGAGGCCAGGGAGAAGGCTAGATTGGCGGCATCACTGATTAAGGTTAGTAGATAA
- a CDS encoding MFS transporter: protein MNTVNNPFKPLDDISMRSFHLKYMLVAAMGTFTDGYDLTVLGVVLPYVLMSYGISSLKSPAGVFWSIWLNALPVLGFFVGAPLFGYLSNLGRKTFYGWDALLMAVGAAFQPFMPNLILLGVARFIMGIGLGADYVLSPTIIAEVSNARDRGKLLALGFGGFWIFGSAVAAIAVLIMLIAGFNPGLIWRVALGIGAVWPAGVIYLRRRFPETPRYSVIIAKNFEEFRRFMMAIFGAHYNIQPQHGTLNHEEAEEIMLFRKYLKYIALGALLWLIFDIPAYGLNFFVSYIAQSIKMTPVYLQLLGTAFTLPGIVLAWLLLDRWGRRNAQGYGFLLTGLTFLIFSYFVYTYSRSPNAAALLFLPTIISFGLAKTWMQMGPGSVVAVGAHGVEFSPTKIRGIGQAINVISGRTGVLITTFVFPTLFVASSYTAYIFLGLVSVIGAVLTFTLIPETKGLGLEDISLRLSGDS, encoded by the coding sequence ATGAACACGGTCAACAACCCCTTTAAGCCACTGGATGACATAAGCATGAGATCCTTCCACCTTAAGTACATGTTAGTGGCTGCCATGGGCACCTTCACTGATGGTTACGACCTAACAGTATTAGGTGTTGTGCTGCCCTACGTGTTAATGAGTTATGGAATATCAAGCCTGAAATCACCAGCTGGGGTTTTCTGGTCAATATGGCTGAACGCATTACCCGTGCTCGGCTTCTTCGTGGGCGCACCACTGTTTGGTTACCTGAGTAATCTAGGTAGAAAGACATTCTACGGGTGGGATGCACTATTAATGGCCGTAGGTGCGGCATTTCAACCCTTCATGCCCAATCTAATATTATTGGGCGTGGCTAGGTTCATTATGGGCATTGGGCTGGGTGCAGATTATGTCCTATCTCCCACCATAATCGCCGAGGTATCGAATGCGAGGGATAGGGGTAAGTTATTGGCGCTTGGTTTTGGCGGTTTTTGGATTTTTGGATCAGCTGTGGCGGCCATTGCCGTGCTCATAATGTTAATTGCAGGATTCAACCCAGGCCTAATATGGAGGGTTGCATTAGGCATTGGTGCCGTGTGGCCGGCAGGCGTTATTTACCTAAGGAGAAGATTCCCAGAGACTCCTAGGTACTCTGTAATAATTGCCAAGAACTTTGAGGAATTTAGGAGGTTTATGATGGCTATATTTGGCGCTCACTACAATATCCAACCCCAGCATGGTACCCTGAATCACGAGGAGGCAGAGGAAATAATGCTATTTAGGAAATACCTTAAGTACATAGCGCTTGGTGCATTGCTATGGTTAATCTTCGACATACCTGCCTATGGACTGAACTTCTTCGTATCATACATAGCACAAAGCATCAAGATGACCCCTGTTTACCTGCAATTACTCGGCACAGCCTTCACACTACCCGGCATAGTGCTAGCGTGGTTACTACTCGATAGATGGGGTAGACGCAATGCCCAGGGATACGGCTTCTTACTCACTGGCCTAACATTCCTAATATTCTCATACTTCGTCTACACATACTCCAGAAGCCCTAATGCCGCCGCACTACTGTTTCTACCCACAATAATATCCTTTGGACTCGCTAAGACTTGGATGCAGATGGGGCCAGGTTCAGTAGTTGCTGTTGGAGCGCACGGTGTCGAGTTTTCCCCAACAAAGATTAGGGGTATTGGGCAAGCAATCAATGTCATTAGCGGTAGAACCGGTGTCCTAATAACTACCTTCGTATTCCCAACACTCTTTGTTGCCAGTTCATACACGGCCTACATATTCCTCGGCCTAGTCTCAGTGATAGGCGCCGTGCTGACCTTCACTCTGATACCCGAAACGAAGGGGCTAGGGCTTGAGGACATATCGTTAAGGCTCTCAGGGGATTCTTAA